One genomic segment of Hordeum vulgare subsp. vulgare chromosome 2H, MorexV3_pseudomolecules_assembly, whole genome shotgun sequence includes these proteins:
- the LOC123427615 gene encoding uncharacterized protein LOC123427615, protein MAKAARVDAAGELLDDLLLLVFERLPGVQDLLRCAATCKQWLCLITDPVFLRRVGLWPETAPRPSVLVGIFYQNVVPPSAIQPLARIPDSPPQFLSLQAGGAHLTFDSFVSNNDGLFNFAMPLASRRGLLLVGTLLPIPIDSQPREKLHLAVCRPLIDKQGRHLLPPPANREFIIGHRLTGFALLTDEDHRAIDDLDQQRRQPSFQVVLTYSAANRVMYVYTYSSATDTWSTPIECHQVSHLVRCGPCAGVVTCGTVHWLFTDQRSFYTLNVNVATAHVSLTKIPINVHEGEQRRRVPFPCVTRERKLSFVIIREDGVLELWAKQDNDHGGEAGAGGWLRSDLINLGSGDKINLVFFAETRGAMLVEQGGTFFTIDLKSKEKALVDLKGKEMEPVRGICRFPMHRCSSSWCSGFLCSWGKVSPCTYNKPVLYEVVGYLRQDEGRLSQTISKEHVHTSCRI, encoded by the coding sequence ATGGCCAAGGCCGCACGCGTGGACGCCGCCGGCGAACTCCTggacgacctcctcctcctcgtcttcgagCGCTTGCCGGGCGTCCAGGACCTCCTCCGCTGCGCAGCCACGTGCAAGCAGTGGCTCTGCCTCATCACCGACCCGGTCTTCCTCCGACGCGTCGGCCTCTGGCCGGAGACAGCGCCCCGCCCCTCGGTCCTCGTCGGCATCTTCTACCAGAACGTGGTACCGCCCAGCGCGATTCAGCCCCTGGCAAGGATACCCGACAGTCCTCCCCAATTCTTGAGCCTTCAGGCCGGCGGCGCCCATCTTACCTTCgactctttcgtctccaacaacGATGGGCTCTTCAACTTTGCAATGCCACTGGCATCGCGCCGTGGCCTTCTCCTCGTGGGTACCTTGCTGCCTATCCCGATCGACAGCCAACCACGTGAGAAGCTCCATCTTGCGGTCTGCCGCCCTCTGATCGATAAGCAGGGTAGGCATCTGCTCCCACCGCCTGCAAACCGTGAATTCATCATCGGGCACCGCCTAACTGGGTTTGCTCTTCTCACCGATGAGGACCACCGTGCCATTGATGATTTGGATCAGCAACGACGGCAACCGTCGTTTCAAGTCGTCTTGACTTACTCAGCCGCCAACAGAGTCATGTATGTCTATACCTACTCCTCTGCCACGGACACTTGGAGCACACCCATCGAGTGCCACCAGGTTTCACACCTCGTGAGGTGTGGACCGTGTGCCGGCGTCGTCACCTGCGGCACCGTGCACTGGCTGTTCACAGACCAGAGAAGCTTCTACACACTCAATGTGAATGTCGCCACGGCACATGTCTCTCTGACCAAGATCCCCATCAACGTCCACGAGGGCGAGCAGCGGCGGCGAGTGCCGTTTCCATGTGTCACCCGAGAAAGAAAGCTTTCTTTTGTGATCATACGAGAAGATGGTGTGCTAGAGCTTTGGGCCaagcaagacaatgatcatggcgGCGAGGCCGGTGCAGGAGGGTGGTTGCGCTCTGACCTGATAAATCTAGGAAGCGGTGATAAAATAAACCTTGTCTTCTTCGCGGAGACGAGAGGTGCCATGCTCGTCGAGCAAGGCggtactttcttcaccattgatcTCAAGAGTAAGGAAAAGGCGTTGGTCGATCTCAAAGGCAAGGAAATGGAGCCTGTCAGGGGCATCTGCAGGTTTCCGATGCATCGCTGTAGTAGTAGCTGGTGTAGTGGATTCCTCTGCAGCTGGGGGAAGGTTAGTCCTTGCACGTATAACAAGCCTGTGTTGTACGAGGTGGTTGGGTATTTGAGGCAAGATGAGGGCAGATTAAGTCAGACAATTTCCAAAGAACATGTACATACATCATGTAGGATTTAA